One part of the Segnochrobactrum spirostomi genome encodes these proteins:
- a CDS encoding NfrA family protein, whose protein sequence is MTSPRKGLSRSAMIVPVALGLMAGLPAAPAFAQADAVEIPLSGPAAAHAQAAFAAFDRKDYPTAIAEVREALRQRPDVTRLKRLLVYALAGNGDLAEAARTAQGFIAAGDTDPEIAAELAQIDAKLHPPPPSPASLAYEAASAGYKAYAAGDYAGAVAAARRALGYQPDNAEYETLLTNAEAALNAPKPVPPPPGFDAAQAGFAAMKAKAYAKAAASAAEAVRLEPANRDYRLLLVQALSSAGRTPAAIEAASAALKAAGPDPRLFAARGYAEQRLGRSDAAANDFAAALAHRPAQASVRGLRLALADAALAAKEPERALAAIAPYRNETSYDIASRRGFALLALDRPAEASVAFRTASTVAPSPATRALMVSSEISALDAMGDKTAAKSTFASAMATGALAAAAPVDLAYTALQVGDDRAAATAFAKAKADGTLPPRADLDAGYNAARLGQNTAALGYFKAGLDAAAAGETDLSPQARFDVRRKISDMDRTWGAYASVTYGAVGVMPSTPTSTTLGTVPASGAHSVDRIAQVGTELYWRPPEIGYQNGSLVELFGRVFETTYDENGGPTGAGTIQTYAGARWKPLGGINLVLEASRLWAIGDDARNDYLVRAAYSAGQGTDLRVDVPAWMMWQVYGEADRYFETPETVLSFEGRVGRSYRLDGIADGLVVTPFAALGGGYDTVLATPGAVGAGPGISGRLWFNSDTYHAPRSYLDVSVQYRFKIAGGDNARGVFAGVTLAY, encoded by the coding sequence ATGACGTCGCCACGCAAGGGCCTCTCGCGCTCGGCCATGATCGTGCCGGTCGCCCTCGGCCTGATGGCCGGGCTGCCCGCCGCGCCGGCCTTCGCCCAGGCGGACGCGGTCGAGATCCCGCTCTCGGGCCCGGCCGCAGCCCACGCCCAGGCGGCCTTCGCCGCCTTCGACCGCAAGGATTATCCGACCGCCATCGCGGAGGTCCGCGAGGCGCTGCGCCAGCGCCCCGACGTCACCCGCCTCAAGCGCCTCCTCGTCTACGCGCTCGCCGGCAACGGCGACCTCGCGGAGGCGGCGAGGACCGCGCAGGGCTTCATCGCGGCGGGCGACACCGATCCCGAGATCGCCGCCGAACTCGCCCAGATCGACGCCAAGCTCCATCCGCCGCCGCCCTCCCCGGCCTCGCTCGCCTACGAGGCGGCGTCCGCGGGCTACAAAGCCTATGCCGCGGGCGATTATGCCGGCGCCGTCGCCGCCGCACGCCGGGCGCTCGGTTATCAGCCCGACAATGCGGAATACGAGACGCTTCTGACCAACGCCGAGGCCGCGCTGAACGCGCCGAAGCCCGTTCCGCCGCCGCCCGGCTTCGATGCCGCCCAGGCGGGCTTTGCGGCGATGAAGGCGAAGGCCTACGCCAAGGCCGCCGCCTCCGCTGCCGAGGCGGTGCGGCTCGAGCCGGCGAACCGCGACTATCGGCTTCTCCTGGTTCAAGCGCTGTCGAGCGCCGGGCGCACCCCCGCGGCGATCGAGGCCGCGAGTGCCGCGCTGAAGGCGGCCGGCCCCGATCCACGTCTGTTCGCGGCGCGCGGCTATGCCGAGCAGCGCCTCGGCCGCTCCGACGCGGCGGCCAATGACTTTGCCGCCGCGCTGGCGCACCGGCCGGCTCAGGCGAGCGTGCGCGGCCTGCGTCTCGCCCTCGCCGATGCGGCGCTCGCCGCGAAGGAGCCCGAGCGGGCGCTCGCCGCCATCGCGCCCTATCGCAACGAGACGAGCTACGACATCGCATCCCGGCGCGGCTTCGCTCTCCTCGCGCTCGACCGTCCGGCCGAAGCCTCCGTCGCCTTCCGCACCGCCTCGACGGTCGCGCCGAGCCCGGCGACCCGTGCCCTGATGGTGAGCAGCGAGATCTCGGCCCTCGATGCCATGGGTGACAAGACGGCGGCCAAATCGACCTTCGCGAGTGCCATGGCGACCGGCGCGCTCGCCGCCGCCGCGCCCGTCGACCTCGCCTACACGGCGCTCCAGGTCGGCGACGACCGCGCCGCCGCCACCGCCTTCGCCAAAGCCAAGGCGGACGGAACGCTGCCGCCCCGCGCCGATCTCGACGCCGGCTACAATGCGGCGCGGCTCGGCCAGAACACCGCCGCCCTCGGCTATTTCAAGGCCGGGCTCGATGCCGCCGCCGCCGGCGAGACCGACCTCTCGCCTCAGGCGCGCTTCGACGTGCGGCGGAAGATCTCCGACATGGACCGCACCTGGGGCGCCTATGCCTCGGTGACCTACGGGGCGGTCGGCGTCATGCCCAGCACCCCGACGAGCACGACGCTCGGCACGGTGCCGGCCTCCGGCGCCCATTCGGTCGATCGCATCGCCCAGGTCGGCACCGAGCTCTATTGGCGCCCGCCGGAGATCGGTTACCAGAACGGCAGCCTCGTCGAACTGTTCGGGCGCGTCTTCGAGACGACCTACGATGAGAACGGCGGACCGACCGGTGCCGGGACGATACAGACCTATGCCGGCGCCCGCTGGAAGCCGCTCGGCGGCATCAATCTGGTGCTCGAGGCATCGCGCCTGTGGGCCATCGGCGACGACGCCCGCAACGATTATCTCGTGCGCGCCGCCTATTCGGCGGGACAGGGCACGGACCTGCGCGTCGACGTGCCGGCCTGGATGATGTGGCAGGTCTACGGCGAGGCCGACCGCTATTTCGAGACCCCGGAGACGGTGCTCTCCTTCGAGGGGCGCGTCGGGCGCAGCTACCGGCTCGACGGCATCGCCGATGGGCTCGTGGTGACGCCGTTCGCTGCCCTCGGCGGCGGCTACGACACCGTGCTCGCGACGCCGGGCGCGGTCGGCGCCGGGCCGGGCATCTCCGGCCGGCTGTGGTTCAACAGCGACACCTATCACGCGCCGCGCTCCTATCTCGACGTCAGCGTGCAATATCGCTTCAAGATCGCCGGCGGCGACAATGCTCGCGGCGTGTTCGCGGGCGTCACGCTCGCTTATTGA
- a CDS encoding aldo/keto reductase, giving the protein MPDPLPTTPLPDGTPLPVLGQGTWGMGEDRGRRATEVDALKLGLDLGIGLIDTAEMYGNGGAEEVVGEAIAGRRDAVTLVSKVLPTNASRSRTVASCERSLRRLGTDHLDIYLLHWRGSVPLAETVEAFESLKAAGKIRYWGVSNFDTEDMEELFEVSDGDAVATNQVLYNLNRRGVEYDLLPWCRDVQMPVMAYSPIEQGRLLDHPDLIRIAAHHGATPAQIALAWVLKQPGVVAIPKAATLDHVRQNRAAVEIALDAGDLDTIERAFHAPRKKRPLEMI; this is encoded by the coding sequence ATGCCCGACCCCTTACCGACGACGCCGCTTCCCGACGGGACGCCGCTGCCGGTGCTCGGACAAGGAACCTGGGGCATGGGAGAGGATCGCGGACGGCGGGCAACGGAAGTCGATGCCCTGAAGCTCGGCCTCGATCTCGGCATCGGCCTCATCGACACCGCGGAGATGTACGGCAACGGCGGCGCTGAGGAGGTCGTGGGCGAAGCGATCGCCGGGCGCCGCGACGCCGTCACCCTCGTCAGCAAGGTCCTGCCGACCAACGCCTCACGCTCGCGCACCGTCGCCTCCTGCGAGCGCAGCCTGCGTCGGCTCGGGACCGACCATCTCGACATCTACCTGTTGCATTGGCGCGGCTCGGTTCCGCTCGCCGAGACGGTCGAAGCCTTCGAGAGCCTGAAGGCCGCCGGCAAGATTCGCTATTGGGGCGTCAGCAATTTCGACACCGAGGACATGGAGGAATTGTTCGAGGTGAGCGACGGCGACGCTGTGGCGACCAACCAGGTGCTCTACAACCTGAACCGCCGCGGCGTCGAATACGACCTGTTGCCGTGGTGCCGGGACGTCCAGATGCCGGTGATGGCCTATTCCCCGATCGAACAGGGCCGCCTGCTCGACCATCCGGATCTGATACGGATCGCCGCCCATCACGGCGCGACGCCGGCCCAGATCGCCCTCGCCTGGGTGCTGAAGCAGCCCGGCGTCGTCGCGATCCCGAAGGCCGCGACCCTCGATCATGTCCGCCAGAACCGCGCTGCCGTGGAGATCGCCCTCGATGCGGGCGACCTCGACACCATCGAGCGCGCCTTCCACGCGCCGCGCAAAAAGCGGCCGCTCGAGATGATCTGA
- a CDS encoding O-acetylhomoserine aminocarboxypropyltransferase/cysteine synthase family protein — translation MPIETARPETLALHGGSWRADPTTGAVAVPIYQTTSYQFQDTGHAERLFALEELGHIYTRVSNPTQEALETRLAALEGGAAALAVSSGQAASAYALLNLARTGDNVVSSTDLYGGTWALFAATLKRFGVEVRFVDPADPENFRRATDERTRAYYAETLPNPKLELFPIQEVADIGRPLGIPLIVDNTAAPLTVRPFEHGAAVVVYSATKYIGGHGTSIGGVIIDGGNFPWEEHPERQPLLHEPDPSYHGAVWVEAVKPLGPIAYAIRARVTLLRDLGAAVAPFNAFQFIQGLETLPLRIRQHNENAIKVAEFLKAHPKVARVIFPGFATGEAKRRADTYLRGGYGALVGFELKAGKEAGRNFINALKLLYHVANIGDARSLAIHPATTTHSQLTGEEQLATGVTPGYVRLSVGIEHPDDIITDLAQALEASDVELLAAAE, via the coding sequence ATGCCGATCGAAACCGCCCGTCCCGAAACCCTCGCTTTGCACGGCGGCTCTTGGCGCGCCGACCCGACCACGGGCGCGGTCGCCGTGCCGATCTACCAGACGACGTCCTACCAGTTCCAGGACACCGGCCACGCCGAGCGGCTGTTCGCGCTCGAGGAACTCGGCCACATCTACACCCGCGTCTCGAATCCGACCCAGGAAGCCCTTGAGACGCGGCTCGCCGCGCTCGAAGGCGGCGCCGCGGCGCTCGCGGTCTCGTCGGGCCAGGCGGCGTCGGCCTATGCGCTCCTGAACCTCGCCCGCACCGGCGACAACGTGGTGTCTTCGACCGACCTCTATGGCGGCACCTGGGCCCTGTTCGCGGCGACGCTGAAGCGCTTCGGCGTCGAGGTGCGCTTCGTTGATCCGGCCGATCCGGAGAATTTCCGCCGCGCGACCGACGAGCGCACGCGGGCCTATTATGCCGAGACGCTGCCGAACCCGAAGCTCGAGCTCTTTCCGATCCAGGAGGTCGCCGATATCGGCCGTCCGCTCGGCATTCCGCTCATCGTCGACAACACCGCGGCGCCGCTGACGGTGCGGCCGTTCGAGCACGGCGCTGCGGTCGTCGTCTACTCGGCGACGAAATATATCGGCGGCCACGGCACCTCGATCGGCGGCGTCATCATCGACGGCGGCAACTTCCCGTGGGAGGAGCATCCCGAGCGCCAGCCGCTCCTGCACGAGCCCGATCCGAGCTATCACGGTGCGGTCTGGGTCGAGGCCGTGAAGCCGCTCGGACCGATCGCCTACGCGATCCGCGCCCGGGTGACGCTGCTGCGCGATCTCGGTGCCGCGGTCGCCCCGTTCAACGCCTTCCAGTTCATTCAGGGCCTGGAGACGCTGCCGCTGCGCATCCGCCAGCACAACGAGAACGCCATCAAGGTGGCGGAATTCCTCAAGGCCCATCCGAAGGTCGCGCGGGTCATCTTCCCGGGCTTCGCGACCGGCGAGGCGAAGCGGCGCGCCGACACCTATCTGCGCGGCGGCTACGGCGCGCTGGTCGGCTTCGAACTCAAGGCGGGGAAAGAGGCCGGGCGCAACTTCATCAACGCGCTGAAGCTGCTCTACCACGTCGCCAATATCGGGGATGCGCGCTCCCTCGCCATCCATCCGGCGACGACCACCCATTCCCAGTTGACCGGCGAGGAACAACTCGCGACCGGCGTCACGCCCGGCTACGTGCGGCTGTCGGTCGGGATCGAGCATCCCGACGACATCATCACCGATCTCGCCCAGGCGCTGGAGGCCTCCGACGTGGAGTTGCTCGCCGCCGCCGAGTGA
- a CDS encoding isopenicillin N synthase family dioxygenase, with product MSRATNLAERTDEAAALGLPVLDFSRFDAGPAERAAFLEDLRAAARDYGFFYLVGHGIPAALEADVVAASRRFFALPQADKLAIEMVNSPHFRGYTRAGFELTRGRRDWREQFDVNTERAAREIGPDTPPWARLQGPNQWPAALPDLKPVVLAWQKAATDVAIRLLKAFAIALDQPENVFEPIYAGSPNQHIKLIRYPGRDATDDDQGVGAHKDSGFLTLLLQDVEPGLEVETDTGWVGAPPLKGSFIVNIGEILEMASNGYLRATVHRVVTPPAGHDRLSVAFFLGADHDATVPLLELPPARAAEAKGPARDPDNPLFYEVGRNYLKGRLRSHPDVARRHYADLVSTPDDAVASSGY from the coding sequence ATGAGCAGAGCGACGAACCTTGCGGAGCGGACGGACGAAGCGGCGGCGCTCGGGCTGCCCGTGCTCGATTTCTCCCGGTTCGATGCCGGCCCCGCGGAACGCGCCGCGTTCCTCGAAGATCTGCGCGCCGCGGCGCGGGACTACGGCTTCTTCTATCTCGTCGGCCACGGCATTCCGGCCGCGCTCGAGGCCGACGTCGTGGCGGCGTCGCGCCGCTTCTTCGCCCTGCCGCAGGCGGACAAGCTCGCGATCGAGATGGTGAATTCGCCACATTTTCGCGGCTACACGCGGGCCGGCTTCGAGCTCACCCGCGGCCGGCGCGACTGGCGCGAGCAGTTCGACGTCAACACCGAGCGCGCCGCCCGCGAGATCGGGCCGGACACCCCGCCGTGGGCGCGGCTCCAAGGGCCGAACCAGTGGCCGGCGGCGCTGCCCGACCTGAAGCCGGTCGTGCTCGCGTGGCAGAAGGCGGCGACGGACGTGGCGATCCGCCTCCTCAAGGCCTTCGCGATCGCCCTCGATCAGCCGGAAAACGTCTTCGAGCCGATCTATGCCGGCTCACCGAACCAGCACATCAAGCTGATCCGCTATCCCGGCCGCGACGCCACGGACGACGACCAGGGCGTCGGCGCCCACAAGGATTCGGGCTTCCTCACGCTGCTCCTCCAGGATGTCGAGCCCGGCCTCGAGGTCGAGACCGACACCGGCTGGGTCGGGGCGCCGCCGCTCAAGGGTAGCTTCATCGTCAACATCGGCGAGATTCTCGAGATGGCCTCGAACGGCTATCTCCGCGCGACGGTGCACCGGGTCGTGACGCCGCCGGCCGGCCACGACCGGCTCTCGGTCGCCTTCTTCCTCGGCGCCGATCACGACGCGACGGTGCCGCTTCTGGAGCTGCCGCCGGCGCGTGCCGCCGAGGCCAAGGGGCCGGCGCGCGATCCCGACAACCCGCTCTTCTACGAAGTCGGCCGCAATTATCTCAAAGGGCGCCTGCGCTCCCATCCCGACGTCGCGCGCCGCCATTATGCCGACCTCGTCTCGACCCCGGACGACGCGGTCGCCTCCTCCGGCTATTGA
- a CDS encoding ABC transporter substrate-binding protein: protein MSVENPKTDSTTTSAGAATGGISRRTILKTAGLAGVAAAGIGLAGTRGVRYAIAGNAPKVRLAWTEVAACHSPLGFGLARGFYAKHNVDVELFYQGASGQTLIQALATNKADAGAGLLLDWLKPLEQGFDVKLFVGSHGGCQRLLASKASNVTKIEDVKGKTIATWDPGSPPKIAFSVTLAKAGIDPEQDVTWKVVPFDLVGEAVNRGDADIAAHMDPWAFLIERKFDFVKVADTQTGVYQNRVCCVLGANGPFLESNRDALRRVAEANLEIHEYTANHPDEVAAWYAENLKPGGLTAEELTQDLASMVFHDHPVGQALIDQVQASIEDLKLTKVIEPGTDAAALARSSTINILAS, encoded by the coding sequence ATGAGCGTCGAGAACCCGAAGACCGATTCCACGACCACGTCCGCCGGTGCTGCGACCGGCGGCATCTCGCGGCGCACCATTCTGAAGACGGCCGGGCTCGCCGGCGTCGCGGCCGCCGGCATCGGCCTCGCGGGCACCCGCGGGGTGCGCTACGCGATCGCCGGCAACGCCCCGAAGGTGCGTCTCGCCTGGACGGAAGTCGCGGCCTGCCACTCGCCGCTCGGCTTCGGCCTCGCCCGCGGCTTCTATGCGAAGCACAATGTCGACGTCGAACTGTTCTACCAGGGCGCCAGCGGCCAGACGCTGATCCAGGCGCTCGCCACCAACAAGGCCGATGCCGGCGCCGGCCTCCTGCTCGATTGGCTGAAGCCCCTCGAACAGGGCTTCGACGTCAAGCTGTTCGTCGGCTCCCACGGCGGCTGCCAGCGCCTGCTCGCCTCCAAGGCTTCCAACGTCACCAAGATCGAGGACGTCAAGGGCAAGACCATCGCGACCTGGGATCCCGGTTCGCCGCCGAAGATCGCCTTCTCGGTGACGCTCGCCAAGGCCGGCATCGACCCCGAGCAGGACGTCACCTGGAAGGTGGTGCCGTTCGATCTCGTCGGCGAGGCGGTCAACCGCGGCGACGCCGACATCGCCGCCCACATGGACCCCTGGGCCTTCCTCATCGAGCGCAAGTTCGATTTCGTGAAGGTCGCGGACACCCAGACCGGCGTCTATCAGAACCGCGTCTGCTGCGTGCTCGGCGCCAACGGCCCCTTCCTCGAATCGAACCGCGACGCCCTGCGCCGCGTCGCCGAGGCCAATCTCGAGATCCACGAATACACGGCGAACCATCCCGACGAGGTCGCCGCCTGGTATGCCGAGAACCTGAAGCCCGGCGGCCTCACGGCCGAGGAACTGACCCAGGACCTCGCCAGCATGGTCTTCCACGACCATCCGGTCGGGCAGGCGCTGATCGATCAGGTCCAGGCCTCGATCGAGGATCTCAAGCTCACCAAGGTGATCGAGCCGGGGACCGACGCCGCGGCGCTCGCCCGTTCCTCCACCATCAACATCCTCGCGAGCTGA
- a CDS encoding ABC transporter permease — MSDASGAVRAGAAGAAAPALDGVWRTGLAAAATWALTAAVTAAFPDVVRWGSTLLFAWITGIGAVLLLALAFTVQRLGRAGRLLVHYGPWLVALGLWFALWELTTAKLGWLPKPFFSPPQGLLNVYVSDAPRLLICIAYTLRLWAIGFGSGILVGFVVGVGLGWSRRFAYWGMPILKLIGPVPATAWIPCTFFFFPTTFAASVFIVALAGGIPVAILTASGVGAVNRAFYDVARTLGANDRFLVLKVAIPAALPNVFVGLFMGLYYSFAVLVVAEMLGAKYGLGWYIQFMTSYSAYASVYAALIIMAVLCSGIVKLLFVGRDRLLSWQKGIL, encoded by the coding sequence ATGAGCGACGCGAGCGGAGCGGTGCGGGCGGGGGCGGCAGGCGCCGCCGCGCCCGCCTTGGACGGGGTGTGGCGGACGGGGCTCGCCGCCGCGGCGACGTGGGCGCTCACCGCCGCCGTCACCGCCGCCTTCCCGGACGTGGTGCGCTGGGGCAGTACGCTCTTGTTCGCCTGGATCACCGGGATCGGCGCCGTCCTCCTGCTCGCGCTCGCCTTCACGGTCCAGCGGCTCGGGCGCGCCGGGCGCCTCCTCGTCCATTACGGCCCGTGGCTCGTCGCGCTCGGCCTCTGGTTCGCGCTGTGGGAGCTCACCACGGCGAAGCTCGGCTGGCTGCCGAAGCCGTTCTTCTCCCCGCCCCAGGGGCTCCTCAACGTCTATGTCTCCGACGCGCCGCGCCTTCTCATCTGCATCGCCTATACGCTGCGGCTGTGGGCGATCGGGTTCGGCTCCGGCATCCTCGTCGGGTTCGTCGTCGGCGTCGGGCTCGGCTGGTCGCGGCGCTTCGCCTATTGGGGCATGCCGATCCTCAAGCTCATCGGCCCGGTGCCGGCGACGGCGTGGATCCCCTGCACCTTCTTCTTCTTCCCGACGACGTTCGCCGCGAGCGTCTTCATCGTCGCGCTCGCCGGCGGCATTCCGGTCGCGATCCTGACCGCCTCGGGCGTCGGCGCGGTCAACCGCGCGTTCTACGACGTCGCCCGCACGCTCGGTGCCAACGACCGCTTCCTGGTCCTCAAGGTCGCCATTCCCGCCGCGCTGCCGAACGTGTTCGTCGGCCTTTTCATGGGACTTTATTATTCCTTCGCCGTGCTCGTCGTCGCCGAGATGCTGGGCGCCAAATACGGGCTCGGCTGGTACATCCAGTTCATGACCTCCTATTCGGCCTATGCGAGCGTCTATGCCGCCCTGATCATCATGGCGGTGCTCTGCTCGGGGATCGTGAAGCTCCTGTTCGTCGGCCGCGACCGGCTCTTGTCCTGGCAGAAGGGGATCCTGTGA
- a CDS encoding ABC transporter ATP-binding protein produces the protein MAALAESAIATPAALGRPIALDIRNVSHHFDLDGRELKVLDRVSLSVEPGAFVALLGPSGCGKSTLLRLAAGLDFPRAGTLNEDGAPITAPDPSRLLVFQDPTLFPWRTVWKNVATGLEARGLLPALRHRVDEALALVRLEAFANAYPHQLSGGMAQRVAIARALVNDPRLLLLDEPFGKLDSLTRLAMQNELLALWRKVGFTALLVTHDVEEALLLADRVIVFSDRPARIVAELTVDKPHPRRRDDADLVHLRAEVLARLGIRDDV, from the coding sequence ATGGCCGCCCTCGCCGAAAGCGCGATCGCGACGCCCGCCGCCCTGGGTCGGCCGATCGCGCTCGACATCCGCAACGTCTCGCATCATTTCGATCTCGACGGTCGCGAGCTCAAGGTGCTCGACCGGGTCAGCCTGAGCGTCGAGCCCGGCGCCTTCGTCGCCCTGCTCGGACCGTCCGGATGCGGCAAGTCCACGCTGCTGCGCCTCGCCGCCGGGCTCGACTTTCCCCGCGCTGGAACGCTGAACGAGGACGGCGCCCCGATCACCGCGCCCGATCCTTCGCGCCTGCTCGTCTTCCAGGACCCGACGCTGTTTCCCTGGCGCACCGTTTGGAAGAACGTGGCGACGGGGCTCGAGGCTCGCGGCCTCCTGCCGGCCTTGCGCCACCGGGTCGACGAGGCCCTGGCGCTCGTCCGCCTCGAAGCCTTCGCCAACGCCTACCCGCACCAGCTCTCCGGCGGCATGGCGCAGCGCGTGGCGATCGCCCGTGCCCTCGTCAACGACCCGCGGCTCCTCCTGCTCGACGAACCGTTCGGCAAGCTCGATTCGCTCACCCGCCTCGCGATGCAGAACGAGCTCCTCGCGCTGTGGCGCAAGGTCGGCTTCACCGCCCTCCTCGTCACCCACGACGTCGAAGAGGCGCTGCTCCTCGCCGACCGCGTCATCGTCTTCTCCGACCGTCCGGCCCGCATCGTCGCCGAGCTCACGGTCGACAAGCCGCATCCGCGCCGGCGCGACGATGCGGACCTCGTCCACCTGCGCGCCGAAGTGCTCGCCCGGCTCGGGATCCGCGACGATGTCTGA
- a CDS encoding tyrosine-type recombinase/integrase yields the protein MAGALRHLLNRNGRFFARLTIPKPLRPHLQNHTELRIPLGPDRREAVRLLAGAVAQMQEKLAAARRAAGEETAPSVPTPKMRVPKPRAIYQLYQDLLFSDDFLRDREPDYAELGSSDTLITPLKAGAAGRLDDDELEKLIGVFIKTLKAHGYQPPQSGTPEWRTLARELCQMELEVLARINEREQGSFTGTTSHPLLIAGRDMPEERPPVSLQGLLNEYLRSRKAIGKGRGAEARWTPVFANLVKFVGHDDARRLTKKNLLAWRDECLKTLSAKTVSDVYLASVRTVLKWATENDRIETNVAEKVRQHVPKKALEREQGFTDEEATRILRATLRYKPAHSSNPATREAPETVAAKRWAPLLCAFTGARITEITQLRKEDFRTEGDMHIMRITPAAGTVKAGGYRDVPLHPQIIFSGLVDYLEHRDLGPLFHTDGHRRNPRSGSTTTAGRISEWLRSSGLVPQGVSPNHGWRHRFKTVGREMGISDRVLDAIQGHAAKTAGDSYGDVTLKAKYEAISRFPFYDLGDDEKSR from the coding sequence ATGGCGGGAGCGCTGCGACATCTCCTCAATCGAAACGGTCGCTTTTTCGCGCGGCTGACGATCCCGAAGCCCCTCCGTCCTCACCTCCAGAACCACACGGAACTGCGCATCCCGCTCGGCCCCGATCGCCGAGAGGCTGTGCGGCTTCTCGCCGGCGCCGTAGCGCAAATGCAAGAGAAGCTCGCAGCCGCGCGTCGCGCTGCCGGCGAAGAGACGGCTCCGAGCGTTCCGACGCCCAAAATGCGCGTGCCCAAACCGAGGGCGATCTATCAGCTATATCAGGACCTTCTCTTTTCGGATGATTTCCTGCGGGATAGGGAGCCGGACTACGCGGAGCTCGGGTCCAGCGACACCCTGATTACGCCTTTGAAGGCTGGGGCAGCCGGTCGTCTCGACGACGACGAGCTGGAGAAGCTGATCGGCGTCTTCATCAAGACCCTCAAAGCCCACGGCTACCAGCCGCCGCAGAGTGGCACGCCCGAATGGCGTACGTTGGCTCGCGAGCTCTGCCAGATGGAGTTGGAGGTGCTCGCGCGGATTAACGAGCGTGAGCAAGGCAGCTTCACCGGCACCACCTCCCATCCCTTGCTGATCGCTGGTAGGGACATGCCGGAGGAGAGGCCTCCCGTCTCGCTGCAAGGGCTCCTGAACGAATATCTTCGGAGCCGAAAGGCGATCGGAAAGGGGCGTGGCGCCGAGGCCCGGTGGACACCCGTTTTCGCCAACCTTGTGAAGTTCGTGGGCCACGACGACGCGCGCCGGCTCACGAAAAAGAACCTGCTTGCATGGCGTGACGAGTGCTTGAAGACGCTGTCCGCGAAGACCGTCTCCGACGTCTATCTTGCTTCCGTGCGCACCGTCCTAAAGTGGGCAACCGAGAACGATCGCATAGAGACGAACGTGGCGGAGAAGGTCCGCCAGCACGTGCCGAAGAAGGCGCTGGAACGGGAGCAGGGCTTCACCGATGAGGAGGCGACGAGGATCCTCCGGGCGACCCTGCGCTACAAGCCCGCACATTCGAGCAATCCCGCGACGAGAGAGGCTCCTGAGACCGTCGCCGCAAAGCGCTGGGCTCCGCTCCTCTGCGCCTTCACCGGCGCCCGTATCACCGAGATCACCCAGTTGCGAAAGGAGGACTTCCGCACCGAGGGCGACATGCACATCATGCGGATCACACCCGCCGCCGGAACGGTGAAGGCAGGCGGCTACCGTGACGTCCCCCTGCACCCTCAGATAATTTTTTCCGGATTGGTCGATTATCTCGAACATCGCGACCTCGGACCGCTATTTCATACAGATGGGCACCGCAGGAACCCGCGGAGCGGCTCCACCACCACTGCTGGTCGCATCAGCGAGTGGCTTCGCTCCTCGGGCCTTGTCCCCCAGGGCGTCAGTCCGAACCACGGCTGGCGTCACCGTTTCAAGACAGTGGGCCGGGAAATGGGAATATCGGATCGCGTGCTGGATGCCATTCAGGGGCACGCAGCGAAGACGGCAGGCGATAGCTACGGCGATGTCACGCTGAAGGCGAAGTACGAAGCGATCTCACGCTTCCCATTCTACGACCTCGGCGACGACGAGAAGTCCCGCTAA
- a CDS encoding recombinase family protein, whose translation MFVRAYLRASTKEQDANRARAELEAFAAERDLKIAATYVENESGASLARPELFRLLGDCAPGDVLLIEQVDRLSRLSAADWERLKEEIRKRHVKVVALDLPTSHMMMRGGDEDFTSRMFDALNSMLLDMLAAIARKDYEDRRRRQEQGIEKAKADGRYKGRPENTDRNAAIVKMLRSGQSWNSIVAATGASRSTLARLTKRDDTSSDKPTPKSKGQRSA comes from the coding sequence ATGTTCGTCCGAGCTTACCTCCGAGCCTCCACCAAAGAGCAGGACGCCAATCGAGCCCGCGCCGAGTTGGAGGCGTTCGCAGCCGAGCGCGACCTCAAGATCGCAGCGACCTATGTCGAGAACGAAAGTGGCGCGAGCCTCGCGCGTCCCGAGCTGTTCCGGCTCCTGGGCGATTGTGCTCCGGGGGACGTGCTGCTGATCGAGCAGGTCGACCGCCTGAGCCGGTTGTCGGCTGCGGATTGGGAACGGCTCAAGGAGGAAATCCGGAAGCGTCACGTCAAGGTCGTCGCTCTCGATCTCCCGACCTCGCACATGATGATGCGCGGAGGGGACGAGGATTTCACGAGCCGTATGTTCGATGCGCTCAACAGCATGCTCCTCGACATGCTCGCCGCCATCGCACGCAAGGACTACGAGGACCGGCGCCGACGCCAGGAACAAGGCATCGAGAAAGCCAAGGCGGACGGGCGATATAAGGGCAGGCCCGAGAACACCGATCGCAACGCCGCGATCGTGAAGATGCTGAGGTCGGGGCAGAGCTGGAACAGCATCGTCGCCGCCACTGGTGCATCGCGGAGCACGCTCGCGCGCCTCACAAAGCGCGACGACACGTCTTCGGATAAGCCCACGCCGAAGAGCAAAGGGCAGCGATCCGCATGA